From Pseudarthrobacter equi, a single genomic window includes:
- a CDS encoding DUF485 domain-containing protein → MTRVRVTAPATAARPVTESREAAQESDVGQVFVRSLIRSQLRLALVVAGGFLVILGAFPLLLAAVPGLADTTIAGIPFDWILLGAGIYPVIGLSAWLYTRTAARNEARYRDLAGDP, encoded by the coding sequence ATGACCAGGGTACGGGTGACGGCCCCCGCCACGGCCGCGCGCCCCGTCACGGAATCCCGCGAAGCGGCGCAGGAGTCAGATGTGGGCCAGGTGTTCGTGCGGTCCCTCATCAGGTCGCAGCTGCGCCTGGCCCTGGTGGTGGCCGGCGGGTTCCTGGTAATCCTCGGCGCTTTCCCCCTCCTGCTCGCCGCCGTCCCCGGCCTGGCCGACACGACGATTGCCGGCATCCCGTTCGATTGGATCCTGCTGGGCGCAGGCATTTACCCGGTCATCGGCCTCAGCGCCTGGCTGTACACCAGGACGGCTGCCCGCAACGAGGCCCGCTACCGGGATCTGGCCGGTGACCCGTGA
- a CDS encoding sodium/solute symporter translates to MNPGVAAAAVAVVSVATAVIGFYGLRISRTTGDFFVASRTVRPWWNASAIGGEYLSAASFLGVAGLLLLSGTDALWFPVGYTAGYLMLLLFVAAPLRRSGAYTIPDFTEARLDSRAVRKVTSLVVVLVGWLYIVPQLHGAALTIRITTGLPSWVGSVAVVVVVCLTVVAGGMRSITFVQAFQYWLKLTALAVPILFIVFMLAGTGTPALALPSENPTGLAPAGWYNNVSLLVALLFGTLGLPHVLVRFYTNPDGQSARRTTLIVLGLLSVFYLFPTAYGLVGRMFAPDLARSGQPDAMVLLLPRELIGGPAGDLLSALVVAGAFAAFLSTTSGLVVSLAGVISQDVLGAGVGGFRLAAVVSAVVPLGFALMTGSLALAGSVGLVFAFTASTVCPVLLLGIWWRGLTDAGAIAGMVTGGVLCGGAMIAGSLAAAASTPAWLAQPAAWSVPTAFAVMVLVSRATAGRVPKTLVRVMTRLHTPERPLATGR, encoded by the coding sequence GTGAATCCGGGGGTTGCCGCCGCTGCCGTCGCCGTGGTGTCCGTGGCCACCGCCGTCATCGGGTTCTACGGCCTGCGTATCTCGCGGACCACCGGCGATTTCTTTGTGGCGTCCCGGACCGTTCGGCCATGGTGGAACGCGTCCGCCATCGGCGGCGAGTACCTGTCGGCCGCCAGCTTCCTGGGCGTCGCCGGCCTGCTGCTGCTCTCCGGGACGGACGCCCTGTGGTTCCCTGTGGGTTATACGGCCGGGTACCTGATGCTTCTGCTCTTCGTCGCTGCACCCCTCCGGCGTTCCGGGGCGTACACCATTCCGGACTTCACGGAGGCCAGGCTCGACTCCCGGGCGGTCCGCAAAGTCACCAGCCTCGTGGTGGTGCTGGTGGGCTGGCTGTACATCGTTCCGCAGCTGCACGGGGCAGCCCTGACCATCCGGATCACCACCGGGCTGCCGTCATGGGTGGGGTCGGTGGCGGTGGTGGTGGTGGTCTGCCTGACCGTGGTGGCGGGCGGAATGCGGTCCATCACGTTCGTCCAGGCATTCCAGTACTGGCTGAAGCTGACAGCACTGGCGGTACCCATCCTCTTCATTGTCTTCATGCTTGCCGGCACCGGGACACCCGCCCTGGCGCTGCCGTCCGAAAACCCCACCGGCCTTGCCCCGGCGGGGTGGTACAACAACGTTTCGCTGCTCGTGGCACTGCTGTTCGGGACCCTTGGCCTGCCGCACGTCCTGGTTAGGTTCTACACCAACCCGGACGGGCAGTCCGCGCGGCGCACCACCCTGATCGTGCTGGGGCTGCTGTCCGTGTTCTACCTGTTCCCCACCGCCTACGGCCTGGTGGGCCGCATGTTCGCGCCGGACCTTGCCCGTTCGGGCCAGCCTGACGCCATGGTCCTGCTGCTGCCCCGTGAACTCATCGGCGGTCCCGCGGGAGACCTGCTCTCGGCGCTGGTGGTGGCCGGCGCGTTCGCAGCGTTTCTGTCCACCACGTCCGGGCTGGTGGTCTCCTTGGCCGGCGTCATCAGCCAGGACGTCCTGGGCGCCGGCGTGGGGGGCTTCCGCTTGGCAGCCGTGGTGTCCGCCGTCGTGCCGCTTGGCTTCGCGCTGATGACGGGATCCCTGGCGCTGGCCGGCAGCGTGGGGCTGGTGTTCGCCTTCACCGCGTCAACCGTCTGCCCCGTCCTCCTGCTGGGTATCTGGTGGCGGGGGCTTACCGACGCCGGAGCCATCGCCGGCATGGTGACCGGCGGGGTGCTGTGCGGCGGCGCCATGATCGCCGGCTCGCTGGCGGCGGCTGCGAGCACACCCGCGTGGCTTGCCCAGCCCGCGGCCTGGTCCGTTCCCACGGCTTTCGCCGTCATGGTGCTGGTGTCCCGGGCCACGGCAGGCCGGGTGCCGAAGACGCTGGTCCGGGTCATGACCCGGCTGCACACCCCGGAAAGGCCGCTGGCAACCGGACGCTGA